One part of the Amycolatopsis lurida genome encodes these proteins:
- a CDS encoding adenine phosphoribosyltransferase, protein MELDKALDLIADVPDFPEPGVLFRDLSPLFADAAGFKAVTDALAATVDPDVDLLAGVEARGFLLAAAVGYARGLGVALIRKPGKLPRVAGRVGYTLEYGTATVELPEGVVEPGQRVAVLDDVLATGGTVAATCKLLEDAKAQVTGVSVVMELGALGGRSVLEGRRVEALRVC, encoded by the coding sequence ATGGAGCTGGACAAGGCACTCGACCTGATCGCCGACGTGCCGGACTTCCCGGAACCCGGCGTGCTGTTCCGGGACTTGAGCCCGTTGTTCGCTGACGCGGCGGGCTTCAAGGCCGTGACCGACGCACTGGCCGCCACCGTCGATCCCGACGTGGACCTGCTGGCGGGCGTGGAGGCACGCGGATTCCTGCTGGCCGCCGCGGTCGGCTACGCCCGTGGCCTCGGTGTCGCGCTGATCCGCAAGCCGGGCAAACTGCCCCGCGTCGCGGGCAGGGTCGGTTACACGCTGGAGTACGGCACCGCGACCGTCGAACTCCCCGAAGGTGTCGTCGAGCCCGGCCAGCGTGTCGCGGTCCTGGACGACGTGCTCGCGACCGGTGGCACGGTCGCGGCGACCTGCAAACTGCTGGAAGACGCGAAGGCGCAGGTCACCGGCGTTTCGGTGGTGATGGAACTCGGCGCGCTCGGTGGTCGTTCCGTGCTTGAAGGGCGCCGTGTGGAGGCCCTCCGGGTGTGTTGA